Part of the ANME-2 cluster archaeon genome is shown below.
AACTTTTTTTCAGGCTGTCCCAAAACTAATCCAAATTAACAAATATTCACATTTATATCCCATCTTTGACAAAAACCGGTATTTACCTGCTAATTTACTGACGTTTTAAAATGAGAAAACGTCAAGAGTTCCTACATTATCCAGATATGATTGGTTTTTCCAGCCGCTATCGCCGCTACCATTGGTGTTCTCTGGATATACTTTCGATTCGTTATATCTTCATCATCTGGATTGATTTTTAGTTCTAATCCAGAATATGGCCTTACAAAATCAAAAAATGACAAATAAAATATCATCTGCTTATTTAACCAGTAATCTTTCTTTGAAAATCCTATCATTTTCCTTGCAAGAGGTTCATTTTCTTGACGAAATGTCAAATTTTGTCGCTCAATATGAGAAGTTGTGATATCTGATGATGACATATCTTCCCCATTCCCAAATATGATCTGCTTATGTACTTTAATGAGCTTTCCTCCTTTTCGTTCATATATACACCTTATTGCAAGAGCAACAAAAAAGTATCTTGTCGCCTACTCGAAAAGTAGGCCGAGAGGGATAACAAGCATTTCGTTTGGGATGCGTTCCCGTGAAAGAACCTGTTACTCTCTCATCCGTTTAATATACGAATAAGTACGTTTTGGACAGATAAATAAAATTATCCCAGACAGGCGGTAATTATCTCTGCCAGACCATCCCGGTTTTGCTCATTTACGGCAATGATCCTGAACTCTTCACGAATACGACAGGAAAGTGGATGACGGCTGGAATAGTGCAGTACAACCAGCATGTCCCGGTCCGAATCCAAAACATGCTCTACTGCCGAGACAAAATGTTGGGATTTTAGTTCCATTGGCCCTATCTCATCAATCACCAGCAGGTCACAATTAGGAGCCTTCTTTACGGCATTTGTACCGATACCATCAAGGTCGGCAAGGTTTACGTAATACTTACCCACAGCCGGCCCGCTGCATTCCACATGGCTCAATATACCGGCCCGTCCTGTGGCTAGGTCCTGTATTTTGAAACCCACACGCTTCTCTTCACTGCGAATCTCACCACACTGGATACCGCTCACATTGGCATCCAGTTTTTCCACTACTTTTGCGATAACAGTGGACTTCCCCACACCGGGCCTGCCTGTTATGGCAATCCTTATCATCCCAACCCCCGATGACACCACTTAGAAGAATTCAGCCCTGACCGTAGTAAATACGGGCCCGCGCAGGTCTATCTTCTTCTTATGGCCTGTGATATAACGCTGGGCTATAGGGTCAAGCCGTACATTCACTTCTGAAGGCACCTTAACGATACGCACCCTGGTCTGTGAAGCATCTCCGATTGCTGATGCAGCCTCGATATCTGCTGCCGCCAGGGCCGCAAAGGCTTCGATATACCGTAGGTTTGCCACTGTGCCTTTATTGAACTTCTTCTCGTATTTTGGTGAATCAGGCAGGCCCAGTACATCGCCGTCCACAACCACGATATGGTTCATGGCAGCAGGTCCGCACAGTTTTGTATCCTCCTCTGGCTCACTGACCATTACCCTAACATTCCGACTGTTCACATCCCCTTCCCATGCCAGGAACTCGCAAGGACTTGGCTCACCGCCGTGCTCCTCGCATACCCTGACAATGGCACGCTGGATATCCCATCCTTCTTTGGTCGAAGGCGCCTTCTCAACTGAGATCATGCCTGCCAGTTCCTCGTCTGCCATCTTCCATTCCTCTTCATATACAGGGAACTGAGGATACGTAAGGGCGCGCACATCAGTAGAATCGTGCAGTATCATGGCCAGTCGCTCCACACCCAGGCCAAGGTTCATTACCGGATATGGGATATCATACTGGGCCAGCGCCGAGGGTGAATATATGCCGAATGTGGCCACTTCAACCCAGCCGTCACTATATTTAGTATTGCTGCCCACCAGTCCCGGATGGTATGCAAATACTTCTATCTGGGTATCTGGCACGTAGTATTTGCTGCGCTTCTCATCGGGCCTGAAACTGAACTTCTCAAACCCGAACTGGGATAAAAGCCCGGCAGCTACGGCCTTGCCGTGCTCCACCGTAACCTCAGGTTCCATAATGATACAGGACGCCGAGAAGTAGGTCATGAGCCGGGTGGCATCTTCCTGCTGTTCCCGCCTGAAACACCGATCCACGCTGAACAACCTGACCGGTGGGCGGACCCGCTCTATCATTGCACCCAGGGAAATGAACCAGCCAGAGGTCATGTGGCTCCTCAGGGTCTTGCTGGAGCTGATGGGTGTCAGTTCCTTGAACTCAGGGAAGACATGGTCCAGCATTACTGCCACTTTTGAGCCGGGTACGTCCAGCCGGTGGGATATTTCAGGCACCAGATCATCGCCCTCTATTTCACCTTTCTTATATGAATGTAATATCTGGCGTATCGTGTCAATCCCCTCATCATCCACCTGGATG
Proteins encoded:
- a CDS encoding NTPase, giving the protein MIRIAITGRPGVGKSTVIAKVVEKLDANVSGIQCGEIRSEEKRVGFKIQDLATGRAGILSHVECSGPAVGKYYVNLADLDGIGTNAVKKAPNCDLLVIDEIGPMELKSQHFVSAVEHVLDSDRDMLVVLHYSSRHPLSCRIREEFRIIAVNEQNRDGLAEIITACLG
- a CDS encoding O-phosphoserine--tRNA ligase; this encodes MRFDPEKIKQAAKEDFDAAWNQGKEYITQPAIPDQYPRFKLSYGKPHPIYDTIQKLREAYLHLGFTEAANPMIVDDREIHKQFGYEALAVLDRCFYLAGLPRPNVGISDERIARVREIIQVDDEGIDTIRQILHSYKKGEIEGDDLVPEISHRLDVPGSKVAVMLDHVFPEFKELTPISSSKTLRSHMTSGWFISLGAMIERVRPPVRLFSVDRCFRREQQEDATRLMTYFSASCIIMEPEVTVEHGKAVAAGLLSQFGFEKFSFRPDEKRSKYYVPDTQIEVFAYHPGLVGSNTKYSDGWVEVATFGIYSPSALAQYDIPYPVMNLGLGVERLAMILHDSTDVRALTYPQFPVYEEEWKMADEELAGMISVEKAPSTKEGWDIQRAIVRVCEEHGGEPSPCEFLAWEGDVNSRNVRVMVSEPEEDTKLCGPAAMNHIVVVDGDVLGLPDSPKYEKKFNKGTVANLRYIEAFAALAAADIEAASAIGDASQTRVRIVKVPSEVNVRLDPIAQRYITGHKKKIDLRGPVFTTVRAEFF